The Gemmatimonadota bacterium region GGCAAAAACCGATAGCTGGGCTTGTGGTGCAAGTTGCGGATAATTGACTTCGACCAGAATGAAAAGGCCGAGTAGGGCAGAGATAATGCGAAACAGGTGGGAATGGAGGCGCGTCATAGAGCCTGACTAATTTTCAAAACCATTTAATCCTGCCAGATACCAATTTCCTTGAAATATTTTATCGCACCCGGATGAAAAGGCGTCCCTGTATCTCGAACGATATTTTTCGGATTTATCGCCTTGCCTGCCGGGTGTTTTTTTACGACTTCCTCACGGCGTTCATAGAGCGTTTTGGTAAAATTGTAAACCGTATCCTCGCTCAAACTCGCCCGCGTGATGAGATGCATAGAACCGACATTCATCCCGGCGAAATCCTCTGCTTGTCCCCGGTACGTATTGGCGGGAATCGTTGCGGCAAAAAAGAAGGGATAGGTCTCAAAAAGGCTTTGTTTGGCCGACTCATCGTAGGGAATAAAATAAATATCCTGAGACGCGCTGGCCTGAGTGATAGAAGCCGTGGGCACTGCGCCCCCTAAAAAAGCAGCCGCAGCCGATCCATCGGCGAGCATGTCAACCGTTCCCGCCTGCGTATTGTGAAGCGGTGTGAAATCGTCATAAGTGACCCCGTGCGCATTCAGGATGGGTCTTAAGAAATACTCAAATCCCGCACCCGCTGGCCCAACGACAACGCGCTTGCCCTTGAGGTCACCCAAACCATTGACACCCGCGCTTTGTGGCGCAATAAAAAGCGCGACATTTGGCGCCAATGTCATAACCGCATTGATATTCTGTTTCTCTCCCCACGCGCCTTCTCCGCGCACGGCAAAATAGGAGATCGCGGCATTGGCCAGCGCAAAATCCAATTCTCCGCTCGAAAGGCGGCGAATATTCTCCTGCGTACCTTTGGTCGCCTCGGCAGAAACCTCCCAGGGCATGTGATCGTTGACAACCTGGGCAATCGCCCCCCCCACGACAAAAAACGCGCCACCAGGCGGCGCCGTGCCCACACTGAGAAATTTATCCTCTCGATCCTGAGGCGCGCCACATCCAATAAATAGGGCTACCGCGAAGATGAGTAACGCTTTGTACCGCATAGATATCCTCTTTTAATTTGCCGCAATACAATACAGGTGTTCGCTGCCGCGCAAATACAACTCGTCGCCCGCGATAATGGGAGATGCACCGGTACCTTCGTCGAGTTTATTTTTTGCAAGTACTTCAAATTCGCTGCCATTCTTGATCACAAATGTCGTGCCAGCCAGCCCGGCGATATACACGCGGTCACTTGTACCAACCAGTGGAGCGTATATGCGATTGATACCCTGGAGTCGCGCAGGACCAAAAACTGTTTCGCCTGTTTTGGCATTGTAACAGGCTAAAATATTTCTGGTATTTTTCGTGCTGTAGATATTGTTGCCGGAAAGAAGGGGCGAAGAAACATAAGGGGTATTATCATTAACTGTCCACAGCACGGCATCTGTACCCGTAATATCGCCCTTGGCTTTGTCGAGAGAAATCGCCTGCATCGCTGGCTGTCTATGGCCGCTTGTAACATAGACGATGCCATCGGCATAGACGGCGGTGGGAATGACATTTGTACCCAGTCCCGCGCATTCCCATAACACATCACCAGTTTTGAGATCGTAACTTCGGGTCTTTCCGCTCGCGCCCACAATAATCTGTTGCGTACCCTTGTGTTCGACAACGATCGGTGTGGTCCACGTCGTTCTTTCCCGTCGCGCCTTGCGCCAGATTTCCTCACCTGTGCGTTTATCCAGCGCGACAATAAACGAAGCGCCCTGGTGATCCCAGTTGATAATCAGCGTATTGCCGTGAATAGTCGGCGATGAGCCTTCTCCAAAAGAGCCTGCAACTCTCTGATCGCCCAGATCCTTATCCCATTTCAAATTGCCATCGAAGTCAAAGCAATACAAGCCCCATGAACCAAAAAATGCGTACAGATGTTCGCCATCCGTAACACCCGATGTGGAAGCATAATTAGCCGTTTTATGGGTGCCTTCGTGGGGTAGTGCCTCGCGCACGGTCTTTTCCCACACCACATCGCCGCTTTTGCGATCCAGTGCAAGCAGCTTAAATTGATAGATATGAGTGGGCAAAGGCTTTC contains the following coding sequences:
- a CDS encoding TAXI family TRAP transporter solute-binding subunit; protein product: MRYKALLIFAVALFIGCGAPQDREDKFLSVGTAPPGGAFFVVGGAIAQVVNDHMPWEVSAEATKGTQENIRRLSSGELDFALANAAISYFAVRGEGAWGEKQNINAVMTLAPNVALFIAPQSAGVNGLGDLKGKRVVVGPAGAGFEYFLRPILNAHGVTYDDFTPLHNTQAGTVDMLADGSAAAAFLGGAVPTASITQASASQDIYFIPYDESAKQSLFETYPFFFAATIPANTYRGQAEDFAGMNVGSMHLITRASLSEDTVYNFTKTLYERREEVVKKHPAGKAINPKNIVRDTGTPFHPGAIKYFKEIGIWQD
- a CDS encoding PQQ-binding-like beta-propeller repeat protein, producing the protein CETPKPQMGQEKSQEVQAKPQEVQAKHNWPHLRGPNANGLVDAGNPPVEWSESTNIRWKVKIPGTGHATPIIWGDKIFVQTAVKTDKTVEVAQTARKPLPTHIYQFKLLALDRKSGDVVWEKTVREALPHEGTHKTANYASTSGVTDGEHLYAFFGSWGLYCFDFDGNLKWDKDLGDQRVAGSFGEGSSPTIHGNTLIINWDHQGASFIVALDKRTGEEIWRKARRERTTWTTPIVVEHKGTQQIIVGASGKTRSYDLKTGDVLWECAGLGTNVIPTAVYADGIVYVTSGHRQPAMQAISLDKAKGDITGTDAVLWTVNDNTPYVSSPLLSGNNIYSTKNTRNILACYNAKTGETVFGPARLQGINRIYAPLVGTSDRVYIAGLAGTTFVIKNGSEFEVLAKNKLDEGTGASPIIAGDELYLRGSEHLYCIAAN